In a single window of the Actinomycetota bacterium genome:
- the rpmF gene encoding 50S ribosomal protein L32: MAVPKKKKSKSKTRSRRAGAWKLGSPSRSICPRCGNAKLPHTVCPACGWYKDRVAVDVG, encoded by the coding sequence GTGGCCGTTCCCAAGAAGAAGAAGTCGAAGTCGAAGACCCGTAGTCGCCGGGCGGGCGCCTGGAAACTGGGCAGCCCGTCACGCAGCATCTGCCCTCGGTGCGGGAACGCGAAGCTGCCCCACACCGTGTGCCCTGCCTGCGGGTGGTACAAGGACCGCGTCGCGGTCGACGTCGGCTGA
- the recG gene encoding ATP-dependent DNA helicase RecG produces MTAAGITFPELAEIPLSRLAKVGTGKRLASFEKFGITNVLELLMHYPRRWVDRTREATVEAAADGTEALVVGEIRSVSAPPRRGRAPGRVVATIGDGTGRMSLVFFNQPWRERQLQPGLVVAVFGRVGRFQGVKQMANPTVDVLGDPHERPRPIVPIYPQSEKVDLASWAVLQAVDEALARCRGRGVHDPVPGAVLAGFGLVDRHSALTGIHVPESMAEKEAARRRLAFDELLRVQLVLVVRKRAIERNSTGIRHDVGGAQVRRFHEAFGHPLTGDQARVIAEIEADLAGPQPMHRLLQGDVGSGKTVVAVSALLVAVQGEHQGALMAPTEVLAEQHFAGVRELLRDVTVPSPASLFGNRPLRVELLTNRVTGVERREILSGLADGSVDLVIGTHALIQEGVEFHSLGVVVIDEQHRFGVEQRAALRSKGAKTAGSVPDVLVMTATPIPRTAAMTVYGDLDVSVLREKPPGRTPVRTEWVNGPLIEQMMWAEVRSEVVDSGRQAYVVCPLIEESEKLEVSSAQETYDRLSAGELAGLRLGLLHGRLSSAEKESVMGRFRQGDLDVLVATTVIEVGVDVPNATAMVILDADRFGIAQLHQLRGRVGRGAAVSRCWLVTPEREEPSARVEAVVGTDDGFELAEVDLDLRGEGTLMSTAQKGRSDLKLASLRRDRELVGLARDAAFAIVDADPTLAAHQDLREELELLLSPEDEEFLFKS; encoded by the coding sequence GTGACCGCCGCTGGCATCACCTTCCCCGAGCTGGCGGAGATCCCGCTCTCCCGGCTGGCCAAGGTGGGCACCGGCAAGCGCCTCGCTTCGTTCGAGAAGTTCGGCATCACGAACGTGCTCGAACTGTTGATGCACTACCCGCGGCGCTGGGTCGACCGCACCCGTGAGGCCACCGTCGAGGCCGCCGCGGACGGCACCGAGGCGCTCGTCGTCGGCGAGATCCGTTCGGTGAGTGCGCCGCCGAGGCGCGGCCGGGCGCCAGGGCGGGTGGTGGCCACGATCGGTGACGGCACCGGACGGATGTCGCTCGTGTTCTTCAACCAGCCGTGGCGTGAGCGCCAGCTGCAGCCCGGGCTGGTCGTGGCCGTGTTCGGTCGGGTCGGCCGCTTCCAGGGGGTGAAGCAGATGGCCAACCCCACAGTCGACGTGCTCGGCGACCCGCACGAGCGGCCGCGCCCGATCGTGCCGATCTACCCGCAGAGCGAGAAGGTCGATCTCGCTTCTTGGGCCGTACTGCAAGCGGTCGACGAGGCGCTCGCGCGCTGTCGTGGGCGCGGTGTGCACGACCCCGTACCCGGCGCGGTGCTCGCCGGCTTCGGCCTGGTCGATCGGCACAGCGCGCTGACCGGCATCCACGTCCCGGAGTCGATGGCGGAGAAGGAGGCTGCCCGGCGCAGGCTGGCCTTCGACGAGCTGCTGCGCGTGCAGCTGGTGCTCGTGGTGCGCAAACGGGCGATCGAGCGCAACTCGACCGGCATCCGCCACGACGTAGGGGGAGCGCAGGTGCGCCGCTTCCACGAAGCGTTCGGCCATCCCCTCACCGGTGACCAGGCCCGGGTCATCGCGGAGATCGAAGCCGACCTCGCCGGACCCCAGCCGATGCACAGGCTGCTCCAGGGCGACGTCGGATCGGGCAAGACGGTCGTCGCCGTGTCGGCGCTGCTCGTCGCGGTGCAGGGCGAGCACCAGGGCGCGCTGATGGCGCCCACCGAGGTGCTCGCCGAGCAGCACTTCGCCGGCGTGCGGGAGCTGCTCCGCGACGTGACCGTGCCGTCGCCAGCCAGCTTGTTCGGCAACCGGCCGCTGCGCGTCGAGCTGCTCACCAACCGCGTCACCGGCGTGGAGCGGCGCGAGATCCTGAGCGGGCTCGCCGACGGCTCGGTCGACCTGGTGATCGGCACGCATGCACTCATCCAAGAAGGCGTCGAGTTCCACAGCCTCGGCGTGGTCGTGATCGACGAGCAGCACCGCTTCGGGGTGGAACAGCGTGCCGCGCTGCGTTCGAAGGGTGCCAAGACGGCCGGCAGCGTGCCCGACGTGCTGGTGATGACCGCCACCCCGATCCCGCGCACGGCGGCGATGACCGTTTACGGCGACCTCGACGTGAGCGTGCTGCGCGAGAAGCCGCCCGGGCGCACGCCGGTGCGCACCGAGTGGGTCAACGGCCCGCTGATCGAGCAGATGATGTGGGCGGAGGTGCGCAGCGAGGTGGTCGACTCCGGCCGCCAGGCGTACGTGGTGTGCCCGCTGATCGAGGAGAGCGAGAAGCTGGAGGTGTCCTCGGCGCAGGAGACGTACGACCGGCTCTCCGCCGGCGAGCTCGCCGGACTCCGCCTCGGCCTGCTGCACGGACGGCTCTCGTCGGCGGAGAAGGAGTCCGTCATGGGCCGGTTCCGCCAAGGTGATCTCGACGTGCTCGTGGCGACGACGGTGATCGAGGTGGGCGTCGACGTGCCCAACGCGACGGCGATGGTGATCCTCGACGCCGACCGCTTCGGCATCGCCCAGCTCCATCAGCTCCGGGGGCGCGTGGGGCGGGGGGCGGCGGTGTCGAGGTGCTGGCTGGTGACGCCCGAGCGCGAGGAGCCGAGCGCGAGGGTCGAGGCGGTGGTCGGCACCGACGACGGCTTCGAGCTGGCCGAGGTCGACCTCGACCTGCGCGGCGAGGGGACGCTGATGAGCACGGCCCAGAAGGGACGCAGCGATCTGAAGCTCGCGTCATTGCGCCGTGACCGCGAGCTGGTCGGCCTCGCGCGCGATGCCGCGTTCGCGATCGTCGACGCCGACCCCACCCTGGCCGCCCACCAGGACTTGCGTGAGGAGCTCGAGCTGCTGCTCAGCCCGGAAGACGAAGAGTTCCTCTTCAAGAGCTAG
- the rsmD gene encoding 16S rRNA (guanine(966)-N(2))-methyltransferase RsmD has product MRVVAGTLRGRRILAPEGRATRPTTDKVREAVFNALSSLGLVEDAAVADLYAGCGALGIEALSRGAATCVFVERDRDALTMLRTNLANLGLTERARVVPGDVGALAGTLAGLDLVLADPPYGFTGWDGLLGRLSAPFVVAESDEEVVGPDGWEAVRSRRYGRTWVTFLQRVP; this is encoded by the coding sequence ATGCGCGTGGTGGCCGGAACGCTCCGAGGCCGGCGCATCCTGGCCCCCGAGGGCAGGGCGACGCGGCCGACCACCGACAAGGTGCGCGAGGCCGTCTTCAATGCGCTCAGCAGCCTGGGACTGGTCGAGGATGCGGCGGTTGCCGACCTGTACGCCGGCTGCGGGGCACTCGGCATCGAGGCGCTCTCGCGCGGCGCGGCCACGTGTGTGTTCGTCGAGCGCGACCGCGACGCGCTCACGATGCTGCGGACGAACCTCGCCAACCTCGGCCTCACCGAGCGGGCCAGAGTGGTGCCCGGTGACGTCGGCGCGCTCGCCGGCACGCTCGCCGGCCTCGACCTGGTGCTTGCCGACCCGCCGTACGGCTTCACCGGATGGGACGGCCTGCTCGGGCGCCTCAGCGCTCCGTTCGTCGTCGCCGAGAGCGACGAAGAGGTGGTCGGCCCCGACGGCTGGGAGGCCGTGCGCTCCCGCCGGTACGGCCGCACATGGGTCACCTTCCTCCAGCGAGTACCGTGA
- the mutM gene encoding bifunctional DNA-formamidopyrimidine glycosylase/DNA-(apurinic or apyrimidinic site) lyase, with protein sequence MPELPEVETVRRGLEAHVVGHRIERVEVGRERTVRRTSREALVAGLSGATMTSAGRRGKYLVCPLDTGDSLMVHLRMSGQLLLAPPGAPRPAHTHVVMHLAGAGQGAEVGAARELWFVDPRTFGEVVVFDPDNAEQEVPELARLGVDPIADDLSRAVLRSILLGRSRRLKALLLDQHLIAGIGNIYADEILHQARLRHDRVSSTLTAREITRLHAAIHDVLRAAIDEGGSTLRDAQYVDLTGGDGGYQLFHRVYERAGQRCLTCGRATIVREMVAGRSTAYCPRCQH encoded by the coding sequence TTGCCCGAGCTGCCCGAGGTCGAGACCGTCAGGCGCGGGCTGGAGGCCCACGTCGTCGGGCATCGCATCGAGCGGGTCGAGGTCGGGCGGGAACGCACCGTGCGGCGCACCTCGCGCGAGGCCCTCGTCGCCGGCCTGAGCGGCGCCACCATGACCTCGGCCGGCCGGCGCGGCAAGTACCTGGTCTGCCCGCTCGACACCGGCGACTCGCTGATGGTCCACCTGCGGATGAGCGGCCAGCTGCTGCTCGCTCCGCCCGGGGCACCACGGCCGGCGCACACCCACGTCGTCATGCACCTGGCCGGAGCCGGCCAAGGCGCGGAGGTCGGCGCAGCACGTGAGCTGTGGTTCGTCGATCCGCGCACGTTCGGTGAGGTGGTGGTGTTCGACCCCGACAACGCCGAGCAGGAGGTGCCTGAGCTGGCCCGCCTCGGCGTCGACCCGATTGCCGACGACCTCAGCCGGGCGGTGCTGCGCTCGATCCTGCTCGGTCGCAGCCGGCGGCTGAAGGCGCTGCTGCTCGATCAGCACCTGATCGCCGGCATCGGCAACATCTACGCCGACGAGATCCTGCATCAGGCCAGGTTGCGCCACGACCGTGTCTCGTCGACGCTCACCGCCCGCGAGATCACCCGCCTGCACGCGGCGATCCACGACGTGTTGCGCGCCGCGATCGACGAGGGTGGCTCCACCTTGCGCGACGCCCAGTACGTCGACCTGACGGGGGGAGACGGCGGGTACCAGCTGTTCCATCGCGTGTACGAGCGCGCCGGTCAGCGGTGCCTCACCTGCGGGCGCGCGACGATCGTGCGCGAGATGGTCGCCGGGCGTTCGACGGCCTACTGCCCCCGCTGCCAGCACTGA
- the plsX gene encoding phosphate acyltransferase PlsX, with amino-acid sequence MLPIAVDAMGGDRAPGEILAGAHDAAALGIPVVLVGPAELEGLGDLPLIVASEVIEMHDDPAQGVRRKKDSTLVRCAEAVRDGRASAMISAGNTGATMAAALFRMGRVKGVNRPAIATPIPVPGSTPTVLLDAGANAEVQAEWLVQFAQMGSVYARHRFGIAVPRVGLLSIGEEPGKGDSLRKEAFGLLASAAGIEFVGNVEGRDIMSDDVDVVVTDGFTGNVVLKTLEGGIKTVVRALLEAFNAEEANRPHAEALLPSLMPLYESLDPDTYGGAVLLGVDGVCIISHGSSGARAMVNGIKVAAEMVRGGMVDEIRSAVAAES; translated from the coding sequence ATGCTCCCGATCGCCGTCGACGCGATGGGCGGCGACCGTGCGCCGGGCGAGATCCTCGCCGGCGCCCACGACGCTGCCGCGCTCGGCATTCCCGTCGTCCTCGTCGGCCCGGCCGAGCTAGAGGGCCTCGGTGATCTGCCCCTGATCGTGGCGAGCGAAGTGATCGAGATGCACGACGACCCCGCCCAAGGGGTGCGGCGCAAGAAGGACTCGACGCTCGTGAGATGTGCCGAGGCCGTGCGCGACGGGCGTGCCTCGGCGATGATCTCCGCCGGCAACACCGGCGCGACGATGGCTGCCGCGCTGTTCCGCATGGGGCGCGTGAAGGGCGTCAACCGCCCGGCGATCGCCACACCGATACCGGTACCCGGCTCGACGCCGACCGTGCTCCTCGACGCAGGTGCCAATGCCGAGGTGCAGGCGGAGTGGCTGGTGCAGTTCGCCCAGATGGGCTCGGTCTACGCGCGCCACCGCTTCGGCATCGCCGTTCCCCGCGTCGGGCTGTTGTCGATCGGCGAGGAGCCCGGCAAGGGCGACTCGCTCCGCAAGGAGGCGTTCGGCCTGCTCGCGAGCGCGGCGGGGATCGAGTTCGTCGGCAACGTCGAAGGCCGCGACATCATGAGCGACGACGTCGACGTCGTCGTCACCGACGGCTTCACCGGCAACGTCGTGCTGAAGACGCTCGAAGGCGGGATCAAGACGGTGGTCCGCGCGTTGCTCGAAGCCTTCAACGCCGAAGAGGCGAACCGCCCACACGCCGAAGCCCTGCTGCCGTCGCTCATGCCGCTGTACGAGAGCCTCGATCCCGACACCTACGGAGGCGCCGTGCTGCTCGGTGTGGACGGCGTCTGCATCATCTCCCACGGCTCTTCGGGCGCACGGGCGATGGTGAACGGCATCAAGGTCGCGGCCGAGATGGTGCGCGGTGGCATGGTCGACGAGATCCGCTCTGCCGTCGCTGCCGAGTCCTGA
- a CDS encoding DUF177 domain-containing protein, with protein MVRPLLVNALELLRRPGSERLVVLDIDADELGLADERLADDARVDIELRVESLTDGLVVDGWVSAPYLVECRRCLRPIGGVARAALHELYQLELTDPDAFPIEHEQVDLEPMVREAVLLELPDAPLCQPACAGLCPVCGVDRNVEQCGCAPDVVDERWAALDVLRGNVPDG; from the coding sequence ATGGTGAGACCACTCCTCGTCAACGCTCTCGAGCTGCTCCGCCGGCCGGGTTCGGAGCGCCTCGTGGTGCTCGACATCGACGCCGACGAGCTGGGCCTGGCCGACGAGCGCCTCGCCGATGATGCGCGGGTCGACATCGAGCTGCGCGTGGAGAGCCTCACCGACGGCCTCGTCGTCGACGGTTGGGTGAGCGCTCCGTATCTCGTCGAGTGCCGGCGGTGCCTGCGCCCGATCGGGGGTGTCGCCCGCGCGGCGTTGCACGAGCTGTACCAGCTGGAACTGACCGATCCGGACGCGTTCCCGATCGAGCACGAACAGGTCGACCTCGAGCCGATGGTGCGTGAGGCGGTCCTGCTGGAGCTGCCCGATGCGCCGCTGTGCCAGCCGGCCTGCGCCGGCCTGTGTCCGGTGTGCGGTGTGGATCGCAACGTGGAGCAGTGCGGCTGCGCCCCCGACGTGGTCGACGAACGCTGGGCGGCATTGGACGTGCTGCGCGGCAACGTGCCCGACGGCTGA
- the coaD gene encoding pantetheine-phosphate adenylyltransferase, with protein sequence MSTAALYPGSFDPFHLGHLDVVEQAAELFGEVVVVAMHNPAKPSGLYPLAARLAMIRESTAHVAGVRVESFTGLAVDAAREFGADFIVKGLRTSGDFEVEQQMAHTNHSVSGVRTVYVPCRPDLSFISSRFIREISQYGGDVAHLVPAAVAKHLSRASSAEGQSR encoded by the coding sequence ATGTCCACCGCAGCCTTGTACCCCGGCAGCTTCGATCCGTTCCATCTCGGTCATCTCGACGTCGTCGAGCAGGCGGCCGAGCTCTTCGGCGAGGTCGTCGTCGTCGCCATGCACAACCCCGCCAAGCCGAGCGGGCTCTACCCGCTCGCCGCGCGGCTGGCGATGATCCGCGAAAGCACGGCCCACGTCGCCGGTGTCCGCGTCGAGTCGTTCACCGGCCTCGCCGTCGATGCCGCGCGCGAGTTCGGGGCGGACTTCATCGTGAAGGGCTTGCGCACCTCGGGCGACTTCGAGGTGGAGCAGCAGATGGCGCACACCAACCACTCCGTCAGCGGAGTGCGCACTGTGTACGTGCCGTGCAGGCCGGACCTCTCGTTCATCAGCAGTCGGTTCATCAGGGAGATCAGCCAGTACGGTGGCGACGTGGCCCATCTAGTGCCTGCCGCCGTGGCGAAGCATCTCTCCCGTGCCTCTTCTGCCGAAGGGCAGTCCCGATGA
- the rnc gene encoding ribonuclease III, with protein MRPDLGSGSRPDLLELAGRLEYSFRDPALLERATAHRSWCAEHGGQPSNERLEFLGDAVLGFVVADLAFRRHGELPEGKLTDLRKSVVNAQTLAAVGAELDLGRHLLLGRGEDAAGGRLKDSILADAVEAVIGAVYLDGGSAEAYALIERLLDDRMTRAVERLDRLDHKTSLQELAARMREGAPVYVLHEEGPDHAKRFFASVYLEGRLLGEGEGRSKKLAEQAAAEVAFARMQTGSAH; from the coding sequence ATCCGTCCGGACCTCGGCTCCGGCAGCCGTCCAGATCTCCTCGAGCTGGCCGGGCGCCTCGAGTACTCGTTCCGCGACCCGGCGCTGCTCGAACGCGCGACCGCCCATCGTTCGTGGTGCGCGGAGCACGGCGGCCAGCCGTCCAACGAGCGCCTCGAGTTCCTCGGCGACGCGGTGCTCGGCTTCGTCGTCGCCGACCTCGCGTTCCGCCGCCACGGCGAGCTGCCGGAGGGCAAGTTGACCGACCTGCGCAAGAGCGTGGTCAACGCCCAGACGCTCGCGGCCGTCGGCGCCGAGCTCGACCTCGGCCGGCACCTGCTCCTCGGACGCGGCGAGGACGCGGCCGGCGGCCGGCTGAAGGACTCGATCCTCGCCGATGCCGTCGAGGCGGTGATCGGGGCGGTGTACCTCGACGGCGGCAGCGCCGAGGCGTACGCGCTGATCGAGCGCTTGCTCGACGACCGCATGACCCGCGCTGTAGAACGCCTGGACCGGCTCGACCACAAGACGTCGCTGCAGGAGCTCGCCGCCCGGATGCGCGAAGGGGCGCCGGTCTACGTGCTGCACGAGGAGGGCCCGGACCACGCGAAGCGGTTCTTCGCGAGCGTCTACCTGGAGGGCCGTCTGCTCGGCGAGGGCGAAGGGCGCTCGAAGAAGCTCGCCGAACAGGCGGCGGCCGAGGTGGCCTTCGCTCGCATGCAGACGGGCTCGGCGCACTGA
- a CDS encoding acyl carrier protein codes for MPAETHVVEGPLDRPAIFEIVRDRLADILEIDPSTISEGQSFVDDLDADSLALIELVEALEEELGERSVGFRIEDEDLEDLKTVRDAVDYVFARVQASG; via the coding sequence GTGCCCGCCGAGACCCACGTCGTCGAGGGACCGCTCGACCGCCCCGCGATCTTCGAGATCGTCCGCGACCGCCTCGCCGACATCCTCGAGATCGACCCGTCGACGATCAGCGAAGGGCAGTCCTTCGTCGACGATCTCGACGCCGACTCGCTGGCGCTGATCGAGCTCGTCGAGGCGCTGGAGGAGGAGCTGGGGGAGCGCTCGGTGGGCTTTCGCATCGAGGACGAAGACCTGGAGGACCTGAAGACCGTCCGTGACGCGGTCGACTACGTCTTCGCGCGCGTTCAGGCTTCCGGGTGA